A genomic stretch from Prochlorococcus marinus str. MIT 9312 includes:
- a CDS encoding 1-deoxy-D-xylulose-5-phosphate reductoisomerase, whose product MKYITVLGSTGSIGTQTLEIASEQPDKFKAVALSAGRNITLLTEQVKTHKPEVVAIEDENLIEDLKDNINNLDLDSAPLVLGGKEGINAVAAWDKADTVITGIVGCAGLIPTMSAINAGKNIALANKETLIAAGPIVIPALKKNNSRLLPADSEHSAIFQCLQGLPNYENADFSTGVMPKGLKAIHLTASGGAFRDWPVENLKHVTVEDATSHPNWDMGKKITVDSATLMNKGLEVIEAHYLFGTSYENIEIVIHPQSIIHSMIEMEDSSVLAQLGWPDMKLPILYAMSWPERFKTNWKRLNLSEIGKLTFKEPDEFKYPCMGLAYAAGKSSGTMPAVLNAANEMAVEQFLKEKISFQEIPTFISKACESHMENLNLSPELEDILEVDNWARIFVKQEIKKGKKYVSI is encoded by the coding sequence TACTGTTCTCGGTTCTACTGGTTCAATAGGGACTCAGACTCTCGAAATAGCTAGTGAGCAGCCTGATAAGTTTAAAGCCGTAGCTCTTTCGGCAGGACGAAATATTACTTTATTAACTGAACAAGTTAAAACACATAAACCAGAAGTAGTTGCAATTGAGGATGAAAATCTTATAGAAGATTTAAAAGATAATATTAATAACTTAGATTTGGATAGTGCTCCCTTGGTTTTGGGTGGAAAGGAGGGGATTAACGCAGTTGCAGCTTGGGATAAGGCAGATACAGTTATAACCGGGATAGTAGGATGTGCAGGCTTAATTCCAACAATGTCAGCAATTAATGCGGGGAAAAATATTGCCCTTGCTAACAAAGAAACTTTAATTGCAGCAGGGCCAATTGTTATTCCTGCATTAAAGAAAAATAATAGTAGGCTTTTACCTGCTGATTCAGAACACTCTGCTATCTTTCAATGCTTACAAGGATTACCTAATTATGAAAATGCAGATTTTTCAACAGGAGTGATGCCTAAGGGTTTAAAAGCCATACATTTAACAGCTTCTGGTGGTGCTTTCAGAGATTGGCCCGTTGAGAATTTAAAGCATGTCACAGTGGAAGATGCGACTTCACATCCTAATTGGGATATGGGAAAAAAAATAACTGTAGATTCTGCAACTCTTATGAATAAAGGATTAGAAGTTATAGAAGCTCATTATTTATTTGGGACCTCTTACGAAAATATCGAAATAGTTATTCACCCTCAAAGTATTATTCATTCAATGATTGAGATGGAAGATTCTTCAGTATTAGCTCAATTAGGTTGGCCAGATATGAAGCTACCTATTTTATATGCGATGAGTTGGCCTGAAAGGTTTAAAACAAATTGGAAAAGATTAAACCTAAGTGAAATTGGAAAATTAACTTTTAAAGAGCCAGACGAGTTTAAATATCCATGCATGGGACTTGCTTATGCCGCAGGAAAATCTTCAGGGACTATGCCTGCAGTCTTAAATGCTGCTAACGAAATGGCTGTTGAACAATTCCTTAAAGAAAAAATTTCTTTTCAAGAAATTCCAACATTTATAAGTAAAGCTTGTGAATCACATATGGAGAATTTGAATTTGAGTCCCGAATTGGAGGATATTCTTGAAGTGGATAATTGGGCCAGAATTTTCGTTAAGCAAGAAATAAAAAAAGGGAAAAAATACGTAAGTATTTGA
- a CDS encoding high light inducible protein, with translation MNETKTVEKEKIVAEKLNGRFAMIGFIALIGAYLTTGQIIPGFV, from the coding sequence ATGAACGAAACAAAAACAGTTGAGAAGGAAAAAATTGTAGCTGAGAAGCTCAATGGTAGATTTGCGATGATTGGCTTTATTGCCCTTATTGGCGCATATCTAACAACAGGACAAATTATTCCGGGGTTTGTATAA
- a CDS encoding (2Fe-2S) ferredoxin domain-containing protein produces MGKEIHKHLLLCATPTKQKCFKSNEGQKTWESLKKTLKKFENDPSTKNFHILRSKADCLRICKNGPILLVWPDGIWYEKVSPEKISEIFTSHIIKGKPIEKWIFKKTPFLNSPRYS; encoded by the coding sequence ATGGGGAAAGAGATTCATAAACACCTTCTACTATGCGCAACACCCACAAAACAAAAATGCTTTAAAAGCAATGAAGGTCAAAAAACATGGGAATCTCTAAAAAAGACCTTAAAAAAATTTGAGAATGATCCCTCTACTAAAAACTTTCATATTTTGAGATCAAAAGCTGACTGTTTAAGAATATGCAAAAATGGGCCAATTCTTCTGGTTTGGCCTGATGGTATTTGGTATGAGAAAGTTTCTCCAGAAAAAATCTCAGAAATTTTTACCTCACATATTATTAAAGGTAAGCCAATCGAAAAGTGGATTTTTAAAAAAACACCATTTTTAAATAGTCCTAGATACTCATAA
- a CDS encoding YheT family hydrolase produces MELGRNNSISSSFSDYLKNRPFQEVLPWIGGDLQTLRDTFVIDFGKSKKNIKICFPINKILSDKFECDYLLGFLELPENLSSLRGFVIVTHGLGGSTKRFGLRRISRKLAKNGFGVLKLNLRGSGPARYLAKGNYCAKCSSDVISAIKYFKKLINLEFKDQIKRNNKLPIYGVGLSLGGTILLNACLDYDENNGEKLLDGLACVSSPLDLSSCSLCIEKPRNSVYQKWLLHRLKNQLWDGYNDEGKILNNEKLRKKIRSLKSIREFDQKFTAPSWGFNSLEDYYVKASPIFRIQKLIKKLPQILFIHAKDDPWVPYKATLSLRKESIDKFTIFITKKGGHNGFHSINGCWSDEAVKNWFMSI; encoded by the coding sequence TTGGAGTTGGGGAGAAATAATAGTATATCTTCTAGTTTTTCAGATTACTTAAAAAATAGGCCATTTCAAGAAGTCTTACCTTGGATAGGTGGCGACTTACAAACTTTGAGAGATACCTTTGTTATTGATTTTGGTAAATCAAAAAAAAATATAAAAATATGCTTTCCGATTAATAAAATTCTTTCTGATAAATTTGAATGTGATTATCTTTTGGGATTTCTAGAATTACCTGAAAACTTAAGCTCATTAAGGGGTTTTGTTATCGTTACACATGGGTTAGGGGGCTCAACTAAACGTTTTGGTTTAAGAAGAATCTCTAGGAAATTAGCAAAAAATGGTTTCGGAGTTCTTAAATTAAATCTAAGAGGATCTGGGCCTGCGAGATATTTGGCTAAAGGAAATTATTGCGCTAAATGCTCTAGTGATGTTATTTCAGCAATTAAATATTTTAAAAAATTAATTAATTTAGAGTTCAAAGATCAAATTAAAAGGAATAATAAACTTCCAATATACGGCGTGGGATTATCATTAGGTGGCACAATTCTTTTAAATGCTTGCCTAGATTACGATGAAAACAATGGAGAAAAACTTTTAGATGGCTTAGCCTGCGTAAGTAGTCCTTTAGATTTGTCATCATGCAGCCTCTGTATTGAAAAACCTAGAAATTCTGTCTACCAAAAATGGTTACTTCACCGCTTAAAAAATCAGTTATGGGATGGATATAATGATGAAGGCAAAATTCTTAATAACGAGAAATTAAGAAAAAAAATTAGAAGTTTAAAAAGTATAAGGGAATTTGATCAGAAATTTACAGCTCCTAGTTGGGGATTTAATTCTTTAGAAGATTATTATGTTAAAGCTTCTCCAATATTTAGAATCCAGAAATTAATAAAAAAATTACCTCAAATACTTTTTATTCATGCCAAGGATGATCCTTGGGTTCCATATAAGGCTACTTTGAGTTTAAGAAAAGAATCTATTGATAAATTCACTATTTTTATAACTAAAAAGGGTGGCCATAATGGTTTTCACTCGATTAACGGCTGCTGGTCAGACGAAGCCGTAAAGAATTGGTTTATGAGTATCTAG